In a genomic window of Arachnia rubra:
- a CDS encoding TetR/AcrR family transcriptional regulator, whose translation MGRREQIADAGIRLIASGGAHRLTHRLVDKSAGLPQGSTSYYARTRRDLIALIVQRLSDGSQGDIEDLTIPASLDEEQATALIASLTQRMQERDAAQVARFALMFEVRDDDELRTALSSGAPVRANLQDIAFQILTALGAPDATGRAPELVALVDALLMYQAVDAAPLDIAHIVHAYLGGLKR comes from the coding sequence ATGGGCCGGCGAGAACAGATCGCGGATGCGGGCATCAGGCTCATCGCCTCCGGCGGCGCGCACAGACTGACGCACCGGCTTGTCGACAAGAGTGCGGGACTGCCGCAGGGGTCGACGTCCTACTACGCCCGGACGCGGCGAGACCTCATCGCGCTCATCGTGCAGCGACTCTCCGATGGCTCCCAAGGCGATATCGAGGACCTGACGATTCCCGCCTCACTCGATGAGGAGCAGGCCACCGCGCTGATCGCGTCCCTGACCCAGCGCATGCAGGAACGCGACGCGGCGCAGGTCGCGCGGTTCGCCCTCATGTTCGAGGTCAGGGACGACGATGAGCTGCGGACAGCGCTGAGCTCTGGCGCGCCCGTCCGCGCAAACCTTCAAGACATCGCCTTTCAGATCCTGACCGCTCTCGGCGCGCCCGACGCCACAGGGCGAGCCCCGGAACTGGTTGCGCTGGTCGACGCGCTCCTCATGTACCAGGCCGTCGACGCAGCGCCCCTGGATATCGCGCACATCGTCCACGCCTACCTCGGAGGACTCAAGCGCTGA
- a CDS encoding MBL fold metallo-hydrolase — MRPDPTPIHSKPSYLEELAPGVHAYLQPPGTWGYGNAGMISDGRSTLLVDTLNDLHTTQVMIECLAPYVANAPVVGLVNTSGASDHCWGNQLIAGGDVEVISTREAWDDLQTSSPDGLHKVSKLQAILPRSMRRVAKALTGPFSFKDIRLAPPTRFVEAPEQYARLERDVHLIPLGNAQSPGMLAIWLPADKILFVGDTVLAGHTPGLSGSVSTWLTALDTLRNLKPAVIVPGHGLPGGIELIDETQEFLTWFDKEVHRAHDNGLNAAETVKHLHAALPMSPTGPLGESERLVLSVHEHWSTLEPGYKMPDPPVLFAHMGKLMAA; from the coding sequence ATGCGGCCTGACCCAACACCAATCCATTCGAAGCCCTCATACCTTGAAGAGCTTGCCCCCGGCGTCCACGCCTATTTGCAGCCACCTGGCACCTGGGGATACGGCAACGCGGGCATGATCTCAGACGGGCGATCCACCCTCCTAGTCGACACTCTCAACGACCTGCACACCACGCAGGTGATGATCGAGTGCCTCGCCCCCTACGTGGCAAATGCCCCTGTAGTCGGCCTCGTCAACACCTCAGGCGCCTCGGATCATTGCTGGGGCAACCAGCTCATCGCAGGCGGTGACGTGGAGGTCATTTCGACACGCGAAGCCTGGGACGACCTGCAGACCTCCTCCCCCGATGGGCTTCACAAAGTGTCGAAGCTCCAGGCCATCCTCCCGCGGAGCATGCGCCGAGTCGCGAAGGCTCTCACGGGCCCGTTCTCATTCAAAGACATCCGGCTCGCTCCCCCGACCAGGTTCGTGGAGGCACCCGAACAGTACGCGCGGCTGGAACGTGACGTGCACCTCATCCCCCTCGGCAACGCCCAATCCCCGGGGATGCTCGCCATATGGCTGCCGGCCGACAAGATCCTCTTCGTCGGCGACACCGTTCTTGCGGGGCACACGCCCGGCCTGTCCGGATCGGTGAGTACATGGCTCACCGCCCTAGACACACTACGAAACCTCAAACCCGCCGTGATCGTGCCGGGCCACGGGCTGCCGGGCGGCATCGAGCTAATCGACGAGACTCAGGAGTTCCTGACCTGGTTTGACAAGGAAGTTCACCGGGCTCATGACAATGGTCTGAACGCCGCTGAGACGGTCAAGCACCTCCACGCGGCACTGCCTATGTCACCGACCGGCCCTCTCGGTGAATCTGAGCGCCTCGTATTATCAGTTCACGAGCATTGGTCAACACTCGAGCCGGGATACAAAATGCCCGATCCCCCGGTGCTGTTCGCCCACATGGGCAAACTCATGGCTGCGTGA
- a CDS encoding NDP-hexose 2,3-dehydratase family protein: MQAEFTHSIRTLDGINRLDEVEAWLDDCRQRNWLTTTPLPLSELEDWSRESATGDWVHRSGRFFRITGIQIEGANGPTRQPIIEQPEIGILGFLLSTFDGVVHLLVQAKIEPGNPSGIQLAPTIQATKSNFSRVHGGSTVPYFEEFRSPAADRVLVDTLQSEQGWWFYQKRNRNIVVWTGERVDARADFCWMTLGQLFHFLEAKDVVNMDSRSVLGCLTSQLTSVSPPGSEASLSRLQTTLTALNTARTTTSMVVHRISLNEVWNWHDDGEKLRSTNPTGPFEIVGRGIHAAGREVLEWSQPLLRPCDERQFDLIFRRTADDVECLLSLTEEPGLTDIVELGPTERDQSHGFPLGQTKILHDQVQSEEGGRFLDALSRYVVRELVDVVDMPAPQGKVWVSLRTIQRLLVHPRYLTVEARTLALCLQSVLSRKMSGSAIPPTSRSDDPAFRNVPNEGEKHAA, encoded by the coding sequence ATGCAGGCTGAGTTCACCCATTCGATTCGCACGCTCGATGGGATCAACAGACTCGACGAGGTCGAGGCCTGGCTGGACGACTGCCGTCAACGGAACTGGCTCACGACGACACCGCTTCCGCTGTCTGAGCTTGAGGACTGGTCACGTGAGTCGGCAACCGGTGACTGGGTACACCGAAGCGGGCGCTTCTTCCGCATCACGGGTATCCAGATCGAGGGGGCCAATGGCCCCACGCGACAACCCATCATTGAGCAACCGGAGATCGGGATCCTCGGCTTCCTCCTGTCCACCTTCGACGGCGTGGTCCACCTCTTAGTCCAGGCCAAGATCGAGCCCGGCAACCCCAGCGGCATCCAACTCGCCCCGACCATCCAGGCAACGAAGAGCAACTTCTCCCGGGTTCACGGGGGCAGCACAGTCCCTTACTTCGAGGAATTCAGATCCCCCGCCGCCGATCGCGTTCTCGTCGACACCCTGCAATCAGAACAGGGATGGTGGTTCTACCAAAAGCGCAACCGCAACATCGTCGTGTGGACGGGTGAGCGCGTAGACGCCCGAGCGGATTTCTGCTGGATGACCTTGGGACAGCTCTTTCATTTTCTAGAGGCCAAGGACGTTGTCAACATGGATTCCCGGTCGGTCCTGGGATGCCTGACAAGCCAGCTCACATCGGTGAGCCCACCAGGTTCGGAGGCGTCGCTCAGCCGACTTCAAACCACACTCACCGCGCTGAACACCGCCCGCACCACGACCTCCATGGTGGTACATCGGATCAGCCTCAATGAGGTATGGAATTGGCACGATGACGGCGAGAAGCTACGGTCGACAAATCCCACCGGCCCGTTCGAGATCGTTGGCCGGGGAATCCACGCAGCCGGGCGGGAGGTCCTCGAATGGTCCCAGCCGCTCCTACGTCCCTGCGACGAGAGACAATTCGACCTGATCTTCCGGCGTACCGCCGACGACGTGGAGTGCCTGCTGTCACTCACGGAAGAACCAGGGCTTACCGACATCGTCGAGCTTGGCCCCACCGAGCGCGATCAGTCACACGGCTTCCCCTTGGGACAAACCAAGATCTTGCACGATCAGGTTCAGTCCGAGGAGGGAGGACGGTTCCTAGATGCCCTGTCCCGCTACGTCGTCCGAGAACTCGTCGACGTTGTGGATATGCCGGCCCCCCAAGGGAAGGTCTGGGTGTCCCTCCGCACGATTCAACGCTTGCTCGTCCATCCGCGATACCTGACTGTGGAGGCACGGACCCTCGCGTTGTGTCTGCAGTCGGTCCTGTCAAGAAAAATGAGCGGATCAGCTATTCCACCCACTAGCAGAAGCGATGATCCGGCCTTCCGAAACGTCCCCAATGAAGGAGAAAAGCATGCGGCCTGA
- a CDS encoding IS30 family transposase, whose amino-acid sequence MAENPLIRLDHPEDGGFAGLVAVCWRHSTGKREQGQRSGVKASKTGYHAVSNGPHAIGDVGSATTRRPEMILEASRRLAIRWCHRVVATVLVKEGLLVRRLLTVTDRAGIARGLAEGCGLREIARRIGRDVSVVSREVARNQGETGYKCVAADVAAQRRRARPKLRKIDADLVLKQRVIADLRRSRTPRQIAGRLRAEAGGDRLEPCQGSPTAQGASVSHEAIYTWIYAMPKKTLREHGVMLGSKRTSRQSRRRLGERKSPIVGMVSIDQRPQEVTGRKVPGHWEGDLIIGAYGRTAAITLVERTTRFVTILALPKGKNADGVCDALIDHITGLPELMKGTLTWDQGSEMARHAAFTMATQMPVYFAHPHSPWERGSNENTNRLIRDYLPKGTPIPQHQPYLTAIAEELNERPRATLGYLTPREAFQKLLVASTT is encoded by the coding sequence ATGGCTGAAAACCCACTGATCCGCCTGGACCATCCCGAAGACGGCGGTTTTGCTGGCCTTGTTGCTGTTTGCTGGCGTCACAGCACAGGCAAACGTGAACAAGGCCAGCGATCCGGGGTTAAGGCCAGCAAAACCGGCTACCACGCCGTCAGCAACGGACCACACGCGATCGGTGATGTGGGAAGCGCCACGACGCGCCGCCCAGAGATGATTCTCGAAGCATCTCGCAGACTAGCCATTCGGTGGTGTCATAGGGTCGTAGCAACAGTGCTTGTTAAGGAGGGGTTGTTGGTGCGGCGGTTGTTGACGGTGACGGATCGGGCTGGGATCGCGAGGGGTTTGGCGGAGGGGTGTGGGTTACGTGAGATTGCTCGGCGGATTGGTAGGGATGTGTCGGTGGTTTCGCGGGAAGTGGCCCGGAATCAGGGTGAGACGGGGTACAAGTGTGTGGCTGCTGATGTAGCTGCGCAGCGGCGGCGTGCCCGGCCCAAGCTCCGCAAGATTGATGCTGATCTGGTGTTGAAGCAGCGGGTGATTGCTGATCTTCGGAGGTCTCGTACACCACGTCAGATCGCGGGAAGATTACGTGCTGAGGCTGGGGGTGACAGGCTTGAACCGTGTCAGGGTTCCCCCACGGCCCAAGGAGCGAGCGTGTCTCATGAAGCGATCTACACCTGGATTTATGCGATGCCGAAGAAGACGCTGCGGGAGCACGGTGTCATGCTCGGGTCGAAACGCACTAGCCGTCAGTCCCGGCGTCGTTTGGGTGAGCGGAAATCCCCGATTGTGGGAATGGTCAGTATCGATCAGCGGCCTCAGGAGGTTACAGGACGGAAGGTTCCCGGTCATTGGGAAGGAGACTTGATCATCGGCGCCTACGGCAGAACAGCCGCGATCACCCTCGTCGAACGAACCACCCGGTTCGTCACGATCCTCGCCCTGCCGAAGGGCAAGAACGCAGACGGGGTGTGTGACGCCCTGATCGACCACATCACTGGGCTGCCCGAATTGATGAAGGGCACCCTGACCTGGGATCAGGGCTCTGAGATGGCCCGGCACGCCGCGTTCACCATGGCCACCCAGATGCCGGTGTACTTCGCCCATCCCCACTCTCCCTGGGAACGCGGCAGCAATGAGAACACCAACCGACTCATCCGTGACTACCTACCCAAAGGCACTCCCATCCCCCAACACCAGCCCTATCTCACAGCCATCGCCGAAGAACTGAACGAACGCCCCCGAGCCACCCTCGGCTACCTCACCCCACGAGAAGCCTTCCAGAAACTACTCGTTGCTTCCACCACTTGA
- a CDS encoding sensor histidine kinase has protein sequence MAAALLMASAILVGLLVGYGTRLMLRRLRSGERRLSQLRHQQRTQELAEHQLVMSHVQGEIQEILENEWRRAEASSRVPDEHELFLAIDRAESASRYALGQLRSLVGSLRSNRSSDEWFVVESIRECAEDAEDELISHGYDARLDTTGDFEGIDLGICTAVCRSLHWGVNDLLQHAVPGANIRLRLERSRTALRIVISEQRPGAGSWSSVEAAPIPEMLVNHLAPVRGTVTYTSSRRWHLDITIPFTEEHPAGTAFGNGIQWQRIIKRIGVATAALGLIASVLLMVLTRDPGFSPETLASATACLAMLLSLLNLSWATAIGISSALVSLLSRSPWLTDLLMVGAWAAATIIRGYRSIALAVSLLASGYVAIRLVTYSTYLALFTGALLFSTLLAIDVFARRANQTAAAAESIENEIEALRQKVRQELAGELHDVVALQLSRIVLTAEAVRTQKEPSPQEALVAMADALRTTKMELELMATILANPGPHEVNHPETVALAAKSLVNTLKSHRHQPVITVDPNLDKINSNSQHLIVRILRECATNILRYAPEASECHFRVANEPQGVTIEVRSLLSKEEARPRITSISSGFGIVGLGERVRAMGGNFKAGPVGEEWVVRAHLTPGDPVTVTQP, from the coding sequence ATGGCTGCCGCCTTGCTGATGGCATCCGCGATTCTGGTGGGTCTCCTCGTCGGCTACGGCACTCGATTGATGCTTCGTCGGCTGCGCAGCGGCGAGCGGCGCCTCAGCCAACTCCGACATCAACAGCGCACACAGGAACTGGCTGAGCACCAGCTTGTCATGAGCCACGTCCAGGGTGAGATCCAGGAGATACTCGAGAACGAGTGGCGGCGCGCGGAAGCCAGCAGCCGGGTGCCCGATGAGCACGAGCTTTTCCTGGCCATCGATAGGGCTGAGTCTGCTTCACGCTACGCACTCGGGCAGCTTCGCAGCCTCGTGGGCAGTCTTCGGAGCAACCGGTCATCCGACGAGTGGTTCGTGGTTGAATCAATCCGTGAGTGCGCCGAGGATGCTGAGGACGAGCTGATCTCTCACGGTTATGACGCGCGGCTCGACACTACCGGGGATTTCGAGGGCATCGACTTAGGCATCTGCACAGCGGTATGTCGAAGTCTCCACTGGGGCGTCAACGATCTCCTCCAACACGCCGTACCCGGGGCGAATATCCGGTTGAGACTTGAACGATCCCGCACTGCTCTCCGTATCGTTATCAGTGAGCAGCGGCCCGGGGCCGGGTCGTGGTCGTCGGTCGAGGCGGCGCCCATTCCCGAGATGCTCGTCAACCACCTGGCCCCGGTCAGGGGGACCGTGACGTATACATCCTCCCGACGCTGGCACCTGGACATCACGATTCCTTTTACAGAGGAGCATCCCGCAGGCACCGCCTTCGGTAATGGTATCCAGTGGCAACGCATCATCAAGCGCATCGGTGTGGCTACTGCGGCCCTCGGCCTGATCGCGTCAGTCTTGTTGATGGTCTTGACCCGCGATCCCGGTTTCTCTCCTGAGACGCTGGCGAGTGCTACGGCATGTCTCGCCATGCTCCTCTCCTTGCTCAACTTGTCGTGGGCAACAGCGATCGGTATCTCATCTGCGCTTGTGTCACTGCTGTCGCGCTCTCCGTGGCTGACTGACCTCCTGATGGTGGGCGCCTGGGCAGCCGCCACCATTATCCGTGGCTATCGTTCCATCGCCTTGGCGGTTTCGCTGCTCGCTTCGGGTTACGTCGCCATTCGCCTCGTGACGTATTCCACATACCTGGCGCTGTTCACGGGGGCGTTGCTGTTCAGCACCTTGTTGGCGATCGACGTCTTCGCCCGACGCGCTAACCAGACCGCTGCGGCGGCGGAGAGCATTGAAAACGAGATCGAGGCCCTCAGGCAGAAGGTGCGTCAGGAACTTGCCGGGGAACTTCATGATGTGGTCGCGCTCCAACTCTCGAGGATCGTGCTCACGGCGGAGGCCGTGCGTACACAGAAGGAGCCTTCACCCCAGGAAGCATTGGTCGCGATGGCTGATGCGCTGCGCACCACGAAGATGGAGCTTGAACTCATGGCCACGATTCTCGCCAACCCGGGGCCCCACGAGGTGAATCATCCCGAGACCGTTGCCCTGGCGGCCAAGTCACTCGTCAACACGCTCAAGAGCCACCGGCACCAGCCGGTCATCACCGTAGATCCGAATCTGGACAAGATCAATTCGAACTCTCAGCACCTCATCGTGCGCATCCTTCGGGAATGCGCGACGAACATCCTGCGCTACGCTCCCGAGGCGAGTGAATGTCACTTCCGCGTGGCCAACGAACCTCAGGGAGTGACAATCGAGGTTCGTAGCCTGTTATCTAAGGAAGAAGCGAGACCCCGGATCACGTCGATCTCAAGTGGTTTTGGGATCGTTGGCCTCGGGGAACGGGTGCGGGCTATGGGAGGCAACTTCAAAGCCGGACCCGTTGGGGAGGAATGGGTTGTGCGTGCGCACCTCACCCCAGGTGATCCCGTCACCGTCACGCAGCCATGA
- a CDS encoding SDR family oxidoreductase produces MTKIAIVGGGISGQAIQRACQARGLEAGLFSRSTGFDVLHDDARTAFPDAEVIIDAAAHFTTSQRVATDFFTLATSRLAAASNALGAHHILLSIVNCDLPQVQGYGYFAGKVAQERVARAESERLTIVRSTQWFDFAGQTLQRMKFGPFAIVPSMRTQPIALDAVAAVIADTAAGEPSQLREVAGPEVMTLWELTKQIPHPGIIPIPLAIPTGYGKAFRQGALVPDDTVPVAGPTLAEWLKTH; encoded by the coding sequence ATGACGAAGATAGCGATCGTGGGCGGAGGCATCTCAGGGCAGGCGATCCAGCGCGCATGCCAGGCGCGAGGCCTGGAGGCGGGCCTGTTCTCGCGCTCCACAGGGTTCGACGTGCTCCACGACGACGCCCGCACAGCATTCCCGGACGCCGAGGTGATCATCGACGCAGCCGCGCATTTCACCACGAGCCAGCGGGTGGCCACCGATTTCTTCACCCTCGCGACCAGCAGACTCGCCGCCGCCTCCAACGCGCTTGGCGCCCATCACATCCTGTTGTCGATCGTGAACTGCGACCTCCCTCAGGTGCAGGGCTACGGATACTTCGCCGGCAAGGTCGCCCAAGAGCGTGTCGCCCGTGCTGAGAGCGAGCGGCTCACCATCGTGCGGTCGACGCAATGGTTCGATTTCGCCGGGCAGACGCTGCAGAGGATGAAGTTCGGGCCGTTCGCGATCGTGCCGTCAATGCGGACGCAGCCCATCGCGCTCGACGCCGTCGCCGCGGTCATCGCCGACACCGCCGCAGGTGAGCCGAGCCAGCTGCGCGAGGTCGCCGGGCCGGAGGTGATGACGCTATGGGAGCTAACCAAGCAAATCCCCCACCCGGGAATCATTCCCATCCCGCTGGCAATCCCGACGGGCTACGGAAAAGCTTTCAGGCAGGGCGCACTCGTCCCCGACGACACCGTCCCAGTCGCGGGCCCGACCCTGGCCGAATGGCTGAAAACCCACTGA
- a CDS encoding response regulator transcription factor — MKLKNSEGSSISTVLIEADSYAQHAIKGHLSQIPDINLVGITSEAKKALPLVRKLHPDVVVIDMQSPKINGIELTKMLTRPPVISRVLALSSIGDLQLMDETITAGAAGFLLKSDSLSLISHGIRSTHNNDALISPKLATLVLKQWSSHRSPLPELSDTERELIILVSRGLSNYEIATTICLSTNTVKNYVSKLLKRFGLTNRTSLAAQAHKWGLHDPSNLQQ; from the coding sequence ATGAAACTGAAGAACTCGGAGGGCTCATCCATAAGCACTGTCCTCATTGAGGCAGACTCATACGCCCAGCATGCAATTAAGGGGCATCTCTCACAGATCCCAGACATCAATCTAGTCGGAATCACGTCAGAGGCCAAGAAGGCGCTCCCCTTAGTTCGCAAGCTGCATCCCGACGTCGTAGTGATAGATATGCAATCACCAAAAATAAATGGTATCGAATTAACGAAAATGCTAACCCGCCCTCCAGTAATAAGCAGAGTTTTAGCACTCTCTTCCATAGGAGACCTTCAACTTATGGACGAAACCATAACTGCAGGAGCAGCCGGTTTTCTTTTGAAATCAGACAGCTTAAGCCTCATCTCACATGGGATTAGAAGCACCCACAATAACGATGCACTAATTTCGCCGAAACTGGCCACCCTGGTATTAAAGCAGTGGAGCTCCCATCGATCTCCCTTGCCAGAACTATCGGACACCGAACGGGAATTAATAATTTTAGTTAGCCGAGGATTAAGCAATTATGAGATTGCCACAACTATATGCCTATCAACCAACACAGTCAAAAACTATGTAAGTAAGCTACTAAAGCGTTTCGGCCTCACTAACCGGACCTCACTTGCCGCACAAGCACACAAATGGGGGTTACATGATCCCTCAAATCTGCAACAGTAG
- a CDS encoding ISL3 family transposase, whose translation MLHATFVTPDLTVFCRLDELGLVAVGQRLAPDRAVIECRVAEPDPWCRGCGSRALSRGTDTRQLAHEPFGHRPTMLLVRVRRYKCSGCGRSWREDLTAAAAERAKLSRRGMRWALEGIVIDHLTVSRVAAGLGVSWHTANDAVLAEGRRVLIDDPGRFDGVRVLGVDEHVWRHTRSGDKYVTVIIDLTPVREKTGPSRLLDMVEGRSKSVFKTWLAARVQGWRDGVEVVAMDGFTGFKTAASEELPDAVTVIDPFHVVRLAGDALDQCRRRIQRDVFGRRGRKDDPLYKARRTLHTGAGLLTEKQQTRLKALFADEQHVEVEATWGIYQRMVTAYREPDRKLGKFLMQSVIDSLTTSVPTLLVELRRLGRTLKQRAADILAFFDRPGTSNGPTEAINGRLEHLRGSALGFRNLTNYIARSLLETGGFRNHLHPRLR comes from the coding sequence GTGCTCCACGCTACCTTCGTGACCCCTGACCTGACTGTGTTCTGCCGCCTCGACGAGCTCGGCCTCGTGGCCGTCGGCCAGCGGCTGGCCCCGGATCGGGCGGTGATCGAGTGTCGGGTCGCTGAACCAGATCCGTGGTGCCGGGGCTGCGGCAGCAGGGCGCTCTCCCGCGGGACGGACACGCGACAGCTCGCGCATGAGCCGTTCGGGCACCGCCCGACCATGCTGCTGGTCCGCGTCCGCCGATACAAGTGCTCTGGGTGCGGGCGCTCCTGGCGCGAGGACCTCACCGCTGCGGCGGCGGAGCGGGCGAAGCTGTCTCGTCGCGGGATGCGGTGGGCGCTGGAAGGGATCGTGATCGACCACCTCACTGTGTCCCGGGTCGCCGCAGGGCTGGGGGTGTCCTGGCACACGGCCAATGATGCGGTCCTCGCCGAGGGACGCCGCGTGCTCATCGATGACCCCGGCCGGTTCGACGGGGTTCGGGTGCTCGGCGTCGACGAGCACGTCTGGCGCCACACGAGGTCCGGGGACAAGTACGTCACCGTCATCATCGACCTCACCCCGGTGCGTGAGAAGACGGGCCCCTCGCGGCTGCTGGACATGGTCGAGGGGCGCTCCAAGAGCGTATTCAAGACCTGGCTCGCCGCCCGAGTCCAAGGTTGGCGGGACGGGGTCGAGGTCGTCGCGATGGACGGGTTCACCGGGTTCAAGACCGCCGCCAGCGAGGAGCTGCCCGACGCGGTGACGGTGATAGATCCATTCCACGTCGTCCGTCTTGCCGGCGACGCGCTGGACCAGTGCCGTCGCCGGATCCAGCGCGACGTATTCGGGCGGCGGGGCCGGAAGGACGATCCGCTATACAAGGCCCGCCGCACCCTCCACACCGGCGCCGGCCTGCTCACCGAGAAGCAGCAGACACGACTGAAAGCACTGTTCGCCGACGAGCAGCATGTCGAGGTCGAGGCGACCTGGGGCATCTACCAGCGGATGGTCACCGCCTACCGGGAACCCGACCGCAAACTCGGAAAGTTCCTCATGCAGTCCGTCATCGACTCGCTGACCACTAGTGTCCCGACCCTGCTCGTCGAGCTGCGCCGCCTCGGCCGCACCCTGAAGCAGCGCGCCGCCGACATCCTCGCGTTCTTCGACCGCCCCGGCACCAGCAACGGCCCCACGGAGGCAATCAACGGCCGCCTCGAGCACCTCCGCGGATCGGCCTTGGGGTTCCGGAACCTGACGAACTACATCGCCCGGTCGCTGCTTGAGACCGGCGGCTTCAGGAACCACCTACACCCTCGTTTGCGATGA
- a CDS encoding zinc metalloprotease — protein sequence MNLYRKIIAAVAKAGSPLLVCSGLFWIGAVVGQLVYGASWLFTLAWRISLVLVGCFWGSFLLHELAHALVICHIPAVKGVVVEQNMLRVSLRPEGALALREAVIISISGPGIPVLIGLLLIIFKVPIILCGIFISHLIFLLPCFGDGKALVMACRQSYRFCRECRDSNDK from the coding sequence ATGAACTTATATAGAAAAATCATCGCAGCTGTTGCAAAGGCTGGTTCCCCTTTGCTGGTTTGTTCAGGACTATTCTGGATTGGTGCTGTGGTTGGTCAGCTGGTTTATGGAGCCAGCTGGCTGTTTACCCTTGCCTGGCGCATATCCTTGGTATTAGTTGGGTGCTTTTGGGGTTCCTTTCTCTTGCATGAACTGGCGCATGCTTTGGTGATCTGTCATATTCCCGCTGTTAAAGGTGTAGTGGTAGAACAGAATATGCTAAGGGTCTCGTTGAGACCTGAAGGAGCACTAGCATTGAGAGAAGCTGTCATCATAAGTATTTCAGGACCGGGCATACCAGTGCTTATCGGGTTGTTGCTAATTATTTTTAAGGTTCCGATTATATTATGCGGGATATTTATTAGTCACTTGATATTTCTTTTGCCTTGTTTTGGTGATGGGAAAGCATTAGTCATGGCTTGTCGTCAGAGCTATAGATTTTGCAGAGAATGTAGAGATTCTAACGATAAATAG
- a CDS encoding ATP-binding cassette domain-containing protein, whose translation MVSNTVLDIKNVSYAYDAGVEVLHDISFSVSRGEIVGLLGPNGSGKSTLIKLIFNLLRLKTGSISVNGRSHKSKAGRAQGQYLTSNDHMPEFLRASEYLQLTASLYGSSVDLKMAEDAFKAYGISGRVRHLMEDYSHGMRKKVQLISAFLMRRSLTVIDETLNGIDLEALHLVEKELLRMRGEGLGILLCSHDFPMLERISDRVVFLDYGHVITDVSVESLSQNQSSISDLVLSHLDSRS comes from the coding sequence ATGGTCTCCAATACGGTATTAGATATCAAAAACGTCTCCTATGCCTATGATGCAGGAGTTGAGGTTTTGCACGACATCAGCTTCTCCGTCTCGCGTGGAGAAATTGTTGGTCTGCTGGGGCCAAATGGTTCTGGAAAATCAACGCTAATAAAACTAATATTCAACCTCCTTCGATTAAAAACCGGGAGCATTAGTGTGAATGGTAGATCGCATAAATCAAAAGCGGGGAGGGCCCAAGGGCAATATCTGACCAGCAATGATCACATGCCAGAATTCCTACGCGCTTCAGAGTATCTTCAGCTAACTGCGAGCCTCTATGGTTCATCAGTGGATCTAAAAATGGCAGAGGATGCATTTAAGGCTTATGGAATATCCGGTAGGGTACGCCATCTTATGGAAGATTATTCTCATGGTATGAGGAAAAAGGTACAGCTGATATCTGCATTTCTCATGCGGAGGTCGCTGACCGTGATCGATGAGACGCTGAATGGGATCGATTTAGAAGCTCTTCATTTAGTCGAAAAGGAATTGCTTAGAATGCGTGGAGAAGGACTCGGCATCTTGTTGTGCTCTCATGATTTCCCCATGCTGGAGAGAATCTCTGACCGAGTAGTTTTTCTAGATTACGGTCATGTAATTACTGATGTCTCTGTCGAGAGCCTATCGCAGAATCAGTCTAGTATTTCTGATCTAGTCCTGTCACACCTCGATAGCCGGAGCTAA